From a region of the uncultured Draconibacterium sp. genome:
- a CDS encoding sulfatase-like hydrolase/transferase: MKHLKTIAVILLLSNALFSCKTEKKESQPNIVVILCDDLGYGDLSSFGHSVIKTPNLDQLAEDGIKMSSFYSAAPVCSPSRAGLLTGRSPNRAGIYDFIPGPRKSEDCRDLVHLQVHEKTIPALLKTVGYSTCLSGKWHCSSYFNSDKQPTPGDLGFDYWFATHNNAAPSHENPRNFVRNGEDVGELQGFSCQLVVDEALNWLKNKKEDNPFYLQVCFHEPHEPIASPQDLVQKYMPKAENENQAEYFANVANMDKAVGRLFDYLKNNYGENTLVVFSSDNGPETLNRYSRAIHSYGSPGPLKGMKLWTTEAGFRVPGILYWMGKETFNGTTDAVVSSLDFMPTFAEISGATLPDVILDGQSIIPLIETGSMNRVKPLTWAFYDAINERMVAMRTNDWKIMCRLKSDTSYVENFHNIYDGNERMINEAELTDFLLYNMNEDISESTDVSEKYPEKFEEMKELLKSEYAALLEGSFVWERKE; encoded by the coding sequence ATGAAACACTTAAAAACCATAGCAGTAATCCTTCTTTTAAGCAACGCACTTTTCTCTTGTAAAACAGAGAAAAAAGAAAGCCAACCCAACATTGTTGTAATCCTTTGCGATGATTTAGGTTATGGAGATTTGTCAAGCTTTGGGCATTCGGTTATTAAAACGCCTAACCTGGATCAACTGGCCGAGGACGGAATAAAAATGAGCAGTTTTTATTCAGCAGCACCGGTTTGTTCGCCATCACGTGCTGGTTTATTAACCGGAAGAAGCCCCAATCGAGCAGGTATTTACGATTTTATTCCGGGCCCGAGAAAAAGCGAAGATTGCAGAGATTTGGTACACCTGCAAGTGCACGAAAAAACCATTCCCGCCTTGCTGAAAACGGTCGGTTATTCTACTTGCCTCTCAGGGAAATGGCATTGCAGCTCCTATTTTAATTCTGATAAACAGCCTACTCCTGGAGACCTGGGGTTTGACTATTGGTTTGCTACACACAACAACGCTGCGCCAAGTCACGAAAATCCAAGAAATTTTGTACGAAACGGAGAAGATGTAGGCGAACTGCAGGGATTCAGTTGTCAACTCGTGGTGGATGAGGCGTTGAACTGGCTAAAAAACAAAAAAGAGGATAATCCTTTTTATTTACAGGTTTGCTTTCACGAACCACACGAGCCAATTGCATCACCTCAGGATTTGGTGCAGAAATATATGCCTAAAGCCGAAAACGAAAATCAGGCAGAATATTTTGCTAACGTTGCTAATATGGATAAAGCAGTGGGGCGTTTATTCGACTATTTAAAGAACAACTACGGCGAAAATACCCTGGTTGTCTTTAGCTCCGATAACGGCCCGGAAACCTTAAATCGTTACTCACGTGCGATTCACTCATATGGCTCACCTGGTCCGCTAAAAGGTATGAAACTTTGGACAACCGAAGCCGGTTTTCGAGTTCCCGGAATTTTATACTGGATGGGAAAAGAAACGTTTAACGGCACTACCGATGCTGTGGTTTCATCGCTCGATTTCATGCCTACCTTTGCCGAAATTTCCGGAGCAACGCTTCCTGATGTTATTTTGGACGGACAGTCGATTATTCCTTTGATTGAAACAGGAAGCATGAATAGGGTGAAACCATTAACCTGGGCATTTTACGATGCCATAAACGAGCGTATGGTGGCCATGCGCACCAACGACTGGAAAATTATGTGCCGCCTGAAAAGCGATACTTCCTATGTGGAAAATTTCCATAACATTTACGATGGAAACGAGCGTATGATTAACGAAGCTGAACTTACTGATTTCCTTTTGTATAATATGAATGAAGACATCTCTGAAAGCACCGATGTTTCGGAAAAATACCCTGAGAAATTTGAGGAGATGAAAGAATTGTTGAAGTCGGAATATGCCGCACTTCTTGAAGGTAGCTTTGTTTGGGAAAGGAAAGAATAA
- a CDS encoding arylsulfatase: protein MTLHKHISKLAVLVVCGLFFSCEVKQEKIINPNIVIIYTDDQGSGDVSALNPEAKFNTPNLDKMVNEGVTFTDGHSSDAVCSPSRYTLLTGRYSWRTSLKKGVLGADGPCLIDDGRMTIASMLKEQGYNTAMVGKWHLQMDFAGTKGKDRDWSKPFTDGPIEKGFDYFFGLPASMNFGVLTYLENDRVLEPATLWTKKKKNPIPSSFHNAVSPADYRMTPPFQVEPESKGWIEAAPSFNDELVLETLASKAVDYINRVADEAKNGKPFFLYFPLTSPHLPHCTHPDFRGRSNCGNYGDFMEETDYRIGQVLEALKENGLEENTLVIFSSDNGAETNYEYWREKYNHLSSLHFKGGKRDIYEGGHRVPFLMRWPKVIKAGSKIDVPVCQSDYLATIAEIVGAEIPENAAEDSYNLLPLISENIPEEECQSDRAIIHHSASGHFAIRKGKWKLNMLRGSGGSFKPVFIEPAEGEALYELYNIDTDPGETINLYFEQPEIVKTLKAEISQIINAGRSTEGAPQDFVKENWDQITWMKLQ from the coding sequence ATGACCTTGCATAAACATATTTCAAAACTTGCAGTGTTGGTAGTTTGTGGCCTGTTTTTTAGTTGCGAAGTGAAACAGGAAAAAATAATAAACCCCAACATCGTAATCATCTACACCGACGATCAGGGTTCCGGTGATGTGAGTGCACTTAACCCAGAGGCGAAATTTAATACACCCAACCTTGATAAAATGGTGAACGAGGGAGTCACTTTTACCGATGGCCATAGCAGCGATGCGGTTTGTTCACCATCGCGCTACACATTACTCACCGGCCGTTACAGTTGGCGAACATCACTAAAAAAAGGAGTGCTCGGAGCCGATGGACCTTGCCTGATTGACGACGGCAGAATGACCATTGCATCCATGTTAAAAGAGCAAGGCTATAATACCGCAATGGTGGGAAAATGGCACCTTCAAATGGATTTTGCGGGTACGAAAGGGAAAGACCGTGATTGGTCGAAACCATTCACCGATGGCCCCATAGAAAAAGGTTTCGATTACTTTTTTGGACTTCCGGCATCCATGAATTTTGGTGTATTGACTTATCTCGAAAATGACCGTGTTTTGGAACCCGCAACACTATGGACCAAAAAGAAAAAGAATCCAATTCCTAGCTCTTTCCACAATGCAGTTAGTCCTGCAGATTACCGGATGACACCGCCATTTCAGGTGGAACCGGAAAGCAAAGGTTGGATTGAGGCCGCACCATCGTTTAACGATGAACTGGTATTGGAGACTTTAGCTTCTAAAGCGGTTGATTATATAAACCGTGTGGCTGACGAAGCAAAAAACGGAAAACCTTTTTTTCTATATTTCCCGTTAACGAGTCCGCACTTGCCCCATTGTACTCATCCCGATTTTCGGGGAAGATCAAACTGTGGTAATTATGGCGATTTTATGGAAGAAACCGACTACCGCATTGGCCAGGTGTTAGAGGCTTTAAAAGAAAACGGACTGGAAGAAAATACACTCGTAATTTTTTCGTCGGATAATGGCGCAGAAACTAATTATGAATACTGGAGGGAGAAATACAACCACTTGAGTAGCTTACATTTTAAAGGCGGGAAACGTGATATTTACGAAGGTGGACATCGGGTGCCGTTTTTAATGCGCTGGCCAAAGGTAATCAAAGCTGGTAGCAAGATTGATGTGCCTGTTTGCCAGTCGGATTATCTGGCAACTATTGCCGAAATTGTTGGCGCTGAAATTCCTGAAAATGCTGCCGAAGACAGCTATAACTTGCTACCCTTGATTTCAGAAAATATTCCGGAAGAAGAATGCCAGTCAGATAGAGCCATTATTCATCATTCGGCAAGTGGTCATTTTGCCATTCGCAAAGGCAAATGGAAACTGAATATGTTGCGCGGTTCCGGAGGCTCTTTCAAGCCGGTATTTATTGAACCGGCAGAAGGTGAAGCCCTTTACGAACTATATAACATCGATACTGACCCGGGAGAAACAATTAACCTTTATTTTGAACAACCGGAAATTGTGAAAACATTAAAAGCAGAAATCAGCCAAATTATTAATGCCGGGCGGTCAACTGAGGGGGCGCCTCAAGATTTTGTGAAAGAAAACTGGGATCAGATAACCTGGATGAAATTGCAATAG